From the Trueperaceae bacterium genome, the window AGGACGGCCTCGTGCTGCCGGTACGTGAAGCTGTAACGGTTCTGCACGGAGGCCACCGGGAAGACTTTGCGCGCGGCTTCGATCTCCTCTATCCCGACCTCACTCAGGCCGGCGAGGCGGATCAAGCCCTCGTCGAGCATCTGCCTGATGGCGCCGAACTGCTCGTCACGGGGCACCTTGGGGTCGATGCGGTGGAGCTGCCACAACGCGATCTGCTCGACACGCAGGAGCCTCAGGCTCATCTGGACCTGCTGGATGAGGTACTCGGGTCGCCCCAGCGGCACCCACCGGTTCGGGCCCGGGCGTGCCTGGCCGCCCTTCGTGGCGATCACGAGCCCGTCGGGGTACGGATACAACGCCTCGGCGATCATGGGCTCTGAGACGAGTGGCCCATAGGAGTCCGCGGTGTCGATCAGGTCGATACCCAGCTCCGGCACGTCGCGCAGAGTCGCCAGGCACTCCTCGGGGTCCTCGGGCGGGCCCCAGACGCCCGGACCCGTGACGCGCATGGCTCCGAACCCGAGGCGGTTCACCCCCACCTCGCCGCCCAGCATGAAGCGGCCCGCCTTGCTCGCGTTCACTTCGTTCATCGCTCCCTAACCCCTCCCCGCTTGAGCAGGTCGAGCAGCTGCCCGTGCAGGTGGCCGTTGCTGGCCACGAGCGCGGGGTGGCGGATGTCGTACTCCGCGCCGTTTTCGTCCGTGACCTTGCCGCCCGCCTCCCGCACGATGAGGGTGCCGGCCGCCACGTCCCACGGGTTGAGCGTCAGCTCCCAGAAGGCGTCGGCGCTGCCGCATGCCACCAGGCAGAGGTCGAGCGCGCCCGCACCGGCGCGCCTCACCGCCCGCGCCTCCCTCAGGCCAAGGGCGAAGGCGCCCAGGTTCTCGCGGATGTCGTCCTCGACGGCGTTGAAGCCAGTCGAGACGACGGCCTGTCGGAGCTCCGTCGTGCCCGTGACGGCGATCGGGCCGCCGTCGACGCGCGCGCCCTGGCCCCGCACGGCCGTGTAGAGCCGGTCGCGCACGCTGTCGAGCACGACCCCGACCTCTACCGTGCCCTCGATCTCGAGGGCGACCGAGACGCAGTAGAACGGGAAGCGCGCCGCGTAGTTGGTGGTGCCGTCCAGCGGGTCGACTATCCAGCGGTGAGTGGCTCCGGCGGCGCCCTTCTCTCCCCCCTCCTCGCCGAGGATCGCGTGGTCGGGGAAGGCCCCGCTCAGGACCTCGCGGATGCGCGCCTCGCTGAGCTTGTCCACCTTGGTGACGATGTCGGCGAAGTTCGCCTTGGTGTCGACCTGCTTGTCGGCGTCGGCGGCGTAGAAGCGGTGGATGCGCCCCGCCGCCTGCGCCGCCGCGATGGCTACGTCGAGGAACTCGTTCATGGGCGCCATGATAGGCCCACCAGGGCGCGACCCGGAGGCGCGTGTCGAGGAACCGGCTTTGCAGCGAGGCGCTAGGCGCGGTCCGACCCGGCGGTCCGGGGCCGGCCGACCTGCGCGGGTCCGGTCGCTCCGGGCCCGACCGTGTACCCTGCCCCATGGCTCGGGAGCCTCGAGACCACCAACCTGCAGAGCCGGCGACCGGTCCGGGGACCGCGGCCGGCAAGGATGGCGTCGCCACCGTCGGTACCGCCCTCACGGGCGCCGCAAGCCGCAGCCGCTTGGCCACCCGCGCGAGCGGGGCGGTCGCGGCGTTATACCGGCTGCGGCCGATGCGCGTCCTGCACAACTACAGCCTGAACCGCGGACCGCTGCTGGCCGCCGGGCTGTCGTTCCACTCGATCTTCGCGGCGTTCGCCGCGTTGTGGCTGGGCTTCTCCATCGGCGGCCTCGTGCTCCAGGCGCAGCCGAGGCTCAGCAACGCTGTCTTCGAGTTCATCAACAGCGCGGTCCCCGGCCTGATAGACATCGGCGACGGCGACGGGCTCGTCAAGGCCAGCGCCCTCCTCGCGGCGCCGGTGCTGAGCTGGACGGGCGCGGTCGCCTCCGTCGGCCTCCTCCTCACCGCCCTCGGCTGGCTGGCCGCGACCCGCGCCGCCATCCGCACGATCTTCGGACTGCCCGGGCCAAGGACCAACCCCCTGATCCTGCGCCTACAGGACGTCGGACACGCCTTCGCGTTCGGCCTGGCTGTGCTCGTCTCCGCAGGGCTCACGCTCGTGGGCACCCGGGCGCTCGGGACCTTCGGCGCCTACTTCCATTGGTCGGCCACGGACCTCGCCGCCCGCGGACTCGGCCTCGTCGTGATGTTCCTCTTCGACACCGTTGCGCTGGCGAGCCTGTTCCGCGTGCTGGCGGGCATCCCCATCCCAGCCAGACGCCTGCTCGGCGGCGTGCTGATGGGCGCCACCGGCCTCGGGGTCCTCAAAGTGCTGGGGAGCCGTCTGCTGGTCGCCTCCGGGAGCAACCCGCTGCTCGCGTCCTTCGCGGCCATCATCGGCCTGATGATCTGGTTCAACCTCATCTCGCAGGTCATCCTGATGTCGGCTTCCTGGATCGCCGTCGGCGCCAGCGACGAGGGCAGCAGCGTCGGCGGTCGCACGGGCGTGGACGACCGGGACACAGGCCCAAGATGACACCACTACCGGCCGCGTAGCGACCAACGTCATCGCCAAGGAGGTCTCGGCAACATGACGACCAAAGCGCAACTCCGCAAGACCGCCCTCTCACTGCCGGAGGTCGAAGAGGGCACGCACTTCGGCGCGCTCGCGTTCAAGGTGCGAGGCAAGGGGTTCGTGTCGCTGACCAACGATGGGTTCGTGCAACTCGCGCTGACGGACGAGCTCACCGAGCAGGCCCTGACGCGCTTCCCCAGCGCCGAGAGGATCACGCGCTCGGGCAAGGCGATCGGCGTGCGGGTCCCACTGGCCGCCGTCAACGGCATGGAGCTGAACTCGCTCGTGGAGAAGTCGTGGCTGAGCAAGGCGCCCGCGGCGCTCGTGAAGGCACGACTGGCCGCGCATGGCGGCGCGGCCGGGACGGGTGCGCGTGCCTTGCCTAAGAGCATAGGGAGACCGGCGACGCGGGCCCTGCTGGCGGCCGGCATCGGCTCTCTTAACGATGTGGCACGGAGATCGGAGTCGGAGTTGCTTGGCCTGCACGGCGTCGGCCCTAAGGCCGTCCGCTTGCTGCGAGAGTCCTTGGCCGAGCACGGCTTGGCGTTCAAGAGCTTCTAGAGCGCGGGACAGGCTCCGCACCGCCCGCCGTGCCCGGTGAGGCCTTGTCCCAGCTCTATGAGGTCACCTACCGAGTCGTCCCGCGCATGTCGTCGTTCGGCCGGCCCACTCCGTTCCGGGAACGTCCGTTGCGAGCCGACTGCGCTTGGCTCATCGCCGACTCGTGCGAAAGCTCCCAAAAACATTTGATAACACGTCAACCACGACAGTCCATCTCGCATTGTCAACCATGCCGTGAACGGCCGCCCAAAACGGCCTATAGCGGCCTTAGGATCAGCCATGGCACCTCGAGTCGCACGACCGGCAAGCGCAAGGCGGACGACCCCCGACAGGCGTGTCCGCCGCTCATTGGCGGGCGTCCTCGTCGCTATGTTGACCCTTGCGCTCACCGGCTGCCCGAGGCCCCTACGCCCCGACCGTCTGGACTTCGACACGGATCCGCGGATCCTACGCGGCGCCTACCTGGGCTTCGTGGACACCCGCAGCGTGCCGACTGCCACGGCTCTCGCGGGCGACGCTTCCTTGCTCGCCACCGGCTGGCCGGACGCGGTCGACCTGTGGCACCCGGAGACCGCCGAGCCGATCGCGACCCTGGACCCGATCTGGGACGAGGAGATCTGGCAGGTCGCCCTGAGCGTCGACGGCCTCGGAACGCTCGTCGCTGGCATCGTTAACGGCGCCGTGGGCCTCTGGAGCGGCCGTGACGGCAGGCTGATCAGGACCTTCGACCTCGCGGAGCGTCCGGCGGCATGCGATGAATGCGTACTCGAGCGACTGGCTCTCAGCCCCGCGGGCGAGACCCTGGCGGTCGGCGGCCGGACCCCCTACGTCCTCGTCCTCGACACGACGACCGGCGCGCTCGTGCGCGAGCTGGAGACGGGTGGTGACGAGGCCGGGCCGATCGCCTTCAGCGCCGACGGCACGCTCCTGGTGTCCGCCTCCAGCGTCTCGGCCGCCGGCTACGCGTTGAGGGTCTGGGACACCACCACCTACGAGGTCGTATTCGAGCGCGAAGGACCGCTCGGCTGGAGCCGCGGACCGCAGTTCGCCTTCAGCGCGGACGGACGGCGGCTGGCGGTCGGGTCGGCAGACAAGGTCGAGCTGTTCGACATAGCGGGCGGAGCCACCGAACTGCCCCTGGGCGCGCCGGAGGAGACCTGGTTGCAAAGCCTCAGCCCCGACGGGACCCAGGTCGGGCTCGCGTCGCTCACTCCCCAGCACGACCTCTACACCGTGACCGTAGTCGACGCGGCCACCGGCGGTCCGTTGGCACGGTTCCCCCACACGCGCAGTGGAACCTCGCTCTGGAGCACCGACGGCCGTTTCCTCATCGCCGGCTCCCAGCTGGTCGGGGCGAACGACTTTAGTGTCGTACGCGACTACGCCGTCGGTCAGTACTACGCCTTGGAGCTAGCAGCCACCGCCCAGTACGTGAACGCCCGCAAGTACGCCGTCTCGGGGACGCTGAGCATCGACGGTGGCGCCGGCATCGAGGTCTCCGGGATCGTCGACGGCTCCGACAGCCAACGCTACCTGCAGCCGCAGTACGGCGTCCCGCAACCGGCCGGGCTGCGCCTCGAGCTACGGGACCGTCCGTGGTACCTGAGGGCCTGGCAGTACTCGAGCGCCTGGCACGGGTCCATGGACGAGATAGTCGCCGAGGAAGCCTTGGCGACGGGCAGGTTCGAGTTGTGGCGCGCGCCGTAGCTCGCTCATAACCTGACCCGCAACACCCGGGCCGGCCGGCCGAAACCCTGCGTCAGGTCCTTGCCCTCGACCGCAGCGTACCCGTGCCGCAAGAGCCGCCCGACGACGCGGTTCACGGTGCGGGTGCTCACGCCCAGGAGCCCGGCCAGCTCCGCCGAGGTGAACAGGCTGGTGTTGCGCGACACCGTGAGCTCGTAGAGGCGGTTCAGGACCTGCGTGCCGACACCGGTCTCCCCCGCTATCCTGGTCAGGTTCACCTCCACGCTGCTCTGGTCCGGGTGCCGCTCGCTCTTCGGCTTGATCGGGCCGAGCAGCTCGCCCGAGTCGACGACGACCAACGCGCGCGTGCCCGTCAGCGTCAGCCCCTCGTTCAAAGCGTTGAACGCGTTCGCCTCGGCCTGCTTCACGGTCTGCCCGCAGCCGATGCTGATCGCGGCGTCGAACGTCGTCTCCATGGTGATGTCGCGCATGATGCCGATGTTCGCGAAGCGGTCCGTGGCGTTCTCGAGCAGCGAGCGGCTGCACAGGATCAGGTACTCCCACCGGCTCAGCTGGAACATGGCGCTGTCCACCTCCTCCGCGAAGACGGCGATCAGCTTGGCCACCTTGCTGAGGTCGTCGACTTCCCGGATGGGCATGGTGCCATGATAGCGGTACCTCTCCTTGTACTGCAGGTGGATGTGCATTATCGCGAGTCCCGTCGCGTCCTGCACGCGGACCTGGTGGCGCAGCATCAGGTTGCGTATCTCGTGGACGAACGACTCGACCGCCGGGCTGATCAGGGTGCTGGGAACCCCGAGGCCGAGCAGCGAGTGGTGCACGTCCGTGATGTTCGTGATACAGAGCCGGGCGCCGGCGGCATGGTTGTCGAGGTGCTGTTGCAAGGTCGCGTTCACGAACCCGTCACGGCCGGCCGCCACGCTGACGCAGCGGATCGTGATGCGCTCCTCCGCGATGCCGACGCTGCCCAGCGCGGCCGCGACGGCCGGGGTATCGAACGAGTCGACGCTGATGCAGTCCGGCACCGAGCCGAACTGCACCGTGGCGGCCAGGACGCTGATCAGGAGGTCGGAGCTGTCCACGTCCACGTAGCGGACGGGCACGGCATGGTGGAGGCGTCCCGCTACCAACAGGTACGGATCCCTGCGGGAGTAGAGGATCCCGTCGCACCGGGCCTGCAGGTTGGCGATGCGCTCGACCGCGTCGGCGATGTCGTCGTCGTTGCCGAACTCCTCGGGCACGACGACGACGTCGTCGAAGTACTCCTCCACGATGCCGCGTACGACTTGCAGGGTGTCGCGGTGACCGACCACGCCCAGCTTGAACATCTCTAGCCTCTCCCCTTGCCCAAGGGTGCGGACCGCGGGGCCCCGTGGGCGTGCGGCCGCCGAAGCTGCCGCGCTCTGCCGGATCTATCCATCCGGAGGGGTAGGCCCGGCGCTGCGGCGCCACTTCGGGACACCTTCCGGTCAGTATACAGACAGCCACATCCGCGCTTACCCTTCCTCCCGGTAGGAGACGCGATGCCAGAAGAGTTACTGACAGCGCTAACCACGCATTCGCCCAGCGTGGGCCGGAACGGCTCGAGCGCCGAGTCCGTCGCTACGCCCCAGTTCGTCACCGGCGAGCAGGTCGCGGCGCTGCTAGACATGGGCACCTGCATCGGCCTCATGCGGACCGCCCTCATCGCGCTCGGCACGGGCCAGGCGCGGCAGATGGTCCGCCCAGTCTTGCGCCTCGACGAACGCAACGTCCTAGGGATGATGCCCGCCTACGACCCGGAAGCCGGGGTCGCGGGCGTCAAGGTCCTGAGCGTCTTCCCCGAGAACTACCAGCGGGGGCGGCCGTCGCACCAAGGGCTGATCCTGCTGTTCGACGCGAGGACTGGCGCAGTCAAGGCCATCGTCGATGCCGAGGAGGTCACCGCCGTACGGACCGCCGCCGCTTCGGCCGCGGCGACCGACGCGCTGGCTAGGACCGACGCGACCCGACTCGCCATCCTCGGCACCGGCGTGCAGGCGCGCCAGCACCTGAAGGCCATGGCGCGCGTCAGGGAGCTGAGCGCGCTGACCGTATGGGACCGCCGCTCCGAGCGCGTCGAGGCCTTCGCCCAGTACGCGCGCGAGCAGACCGGACTCCCGGTGACGGCCTGCGCACGCGTGGCAGACGCGACGGCAGCGGCCGACATCATCTGCACCGTCACTGCCGCCACGGAGCCGATCCTCTTCGCCTCCGACGTGAAACCTGGCGCCCACGTCAACGCCGTCGGCTCGTGCACCCCCAAGGCGCGCGAGCTGGCGAGCGACCTGGTCGCCGCCGGCAGGGTCTTCGTGGACTGGCTGCCGGCAGCCCTCGAGGAGGCGGGCGACCTCCTGCTCGCCATCGCGGATGGCGCGGTCACGGAGCGCCACGTGCTCGGCGAGGTCGGGAGCGTCCTGGCCGGGGACCTGCCCGGCAGGACGGGCCCGACCGAGATAACCGTCTTCGAGTCGCTCGGCCAGGCGGTGCAGGACCTGCTGGCCGCCGATCACGTGTTCGCCGCGCTGCAGAGCGGCTCTGGAAGGGAGCCGTCCGCATGAAGCATCCGGCGCTCACCGACGCCCAACTCGACCACGCCCGCGCCCTGCACGAGAACAGCATCGTCATCGACATGCTCTTCCAGGGCCCGATCGGCACCTACTCCCTGCCGGAGGAGCTCGAGGGCGAGCTCCTGGCGCTCGCGCAAGGCGCGCGCCCGGGCGACGAGGCCGAGCAGGTGCGCTACGCCGGCGAGCTGGTCCGCCGCTGGTACACGAACGGCAAGCTCGCGGACCTGTACGAGGAGTGCTGGACCAAGAGCGGCATCACGGCCGCGTGCCGCCAGCTCTCCATCCGGACGCAGGACTCGCTCATGCTCAGCATCGTCAGCGTCCAGGAGGAGTTCGACCACAAGCCCTGGCTCGTCAAGGCGCGCACGGCCGCAGAGATCGAGCGGGCGCACGCGAACGGCCAGCGCGCGGGGATCGTCACCAGCCAGGAGGCGGAAGGGTACGGCAAGGACCTGGGGCTCCTCGAGCTCGCCTACGACTTCGGTCTGCGGGTCCAGCAGCTCACGTACAACAACCACAACCTGATCGGCGCCGGCTGCATGGAGCCGAACGACGCCGGCCTCAGCCGCTTCGGGATGAAGTTCGTGGCCAAGTGCGACGAGCTCGGCGTCGTCGTCGACACGTCGCACTGCGGGCGGCAGACGACGCTCGACGCGTGCGCCCGCTCGGAGCGACCCGTGGTGGCCACGCACACGGGCGCCTCCGCCGTTTACGCGCACGACCGCTGCAAGAGCGACGCCGAGATACGTGCCATCGCGGAGACGGGCGGCGTCATCGGCGTCTTCGCCATGCCGTGGTTCGTGGCACCGGACCCACATAACTCCACCCTCGACCACGTGCTCGACCACGTCGATCACATCGTCGACCTCGTCGGCATCGACAGCGTCGGCATCGGCACCGACTGGCCCATGCCGCAGACGAAGTGGATGGCTTTGGAGTTCAAGCGCCTGATAGCGCCGACGATCGGCTTCGCTCCGGGTGACGGGCCCTCGACGGAGTGGATCCACGGCCTGAAGGACTACCGCGAGTTCCCCAACGTCACCGCCGGCCTGCTTGCCCGCGGGTACGGCGATGAGGACGCCGCCAAGGTCCTGGGCGGCAACTGGCTGAGGGTACTGCGGGAGGTGTGCGGCTGATGTTCGGAACCCGCTCGAGACGAGGGCGGCCGCCCCATCCTCGATGGCGGCGGACCCGCGAGCCGCGCCCGAACCCACGCCTGTGCCGGCGGTAGCCGGTCCTGCCCGGCAAGAAGCTTACGACCGAAGATAGCGAACGAGGTCCAGGAGGAGTCCCAAGTGAAACGGAGCAACGAGAACATGACGACAGCCCCTACGCCCCACCATGCACCTCGCAGGCGGCCCACCTTCGCTCTGCCGGCCCTCTTCGCCGTCCTGCTCGCCTTCACGAGCGCGACCGCGCAGAACGCCACGCCTACGGAGCTGGTGGTCGCCGTCACCGCCATCGGCAACACGCTCGACCCGGCCGTCGCGAACTTCGCCAACACCACGACCGCCATGGGCCACGTCTACGACCGGATCATAGGCATCGACGCGAACTTCGAGTTCGCTCCCGCCGTGGCGACGAGCTGGGAGTTCGTGGACGCCACGACGTTCAAGCTGACCGTCGGGGACGGCTTCGTCTTCCACAACGGCGTGCCTCTCACCGTCCAGGACGTCGTGTTCTCGATCGAGCGCCTGCGCGACGTACCGCGGCTCGCCTCGGTGATGAACAACATCGCCTCGACCGAGGTGACGGGCGAGTCCGAGGTCACCATCAAGCTGGTGGCACCGAACAGCTCCACCATCCGCGCGCTGATGGCCGCCGCGCACGTCCTCAACGAGGCGTACAGCAAGACGCCGGGCGTGGACTTCGCCAACAAGCCCATCGGCACCGGTCCGTACGTCGTCAGCAACTTCGTGCCGGGCGACAGGCTCGAACTGACGGCATGGGCCGACTACCCGTTCGCCGCGCCCGCCATCCCCCGCATCGTGTTCAGGACCATCCCCGAGGACGCCAACCGGTACATCGCCGCCGAGACGGGTGAGGCGCAGTTCGCCGCCATCACGTACCACGACCTGGCGCGCGCCGAGAGCAACCCGCGCCTGAACGTCATCCAGCAGAAGACCACCAACACCGCCTTCATCTCCATGAACACCCAGAAGGCGCCGTTCGACAACACCAACGTCAGGCTCGCCATGGCGTACGCCACCGACAAGGAAGGCCTGGCGGTCGTCCAGGGCGGCTCGACCGTGATCTACAGCATGACTCCCCCCATGTTCTCCACCTACTACGCCTCCCCTAACCTGCCGACCTTCGACCTGGAGAAGGCCAGGCAGCTGCTCGAGGCCGAAGGCTACGGGCCGTCCAACCCGCTCAGGTTCGACATGTGGACGTACGGCGGCAACACGTCCGTGGCCGAGACGTACCAGGCGCTGCTCAGCGCCATCGGGGTCGAGATGAGCATCAAGAACTTCGAGTTCGGCGTCTTCCTCGAGGGGATGGCGCGCGGCGAGTACCAGATGCTGTCGGGCTCGTGGAACAACATCACGGGCGACCCGATGAGCGCGCTCGAGAACTACTGGAGCGGGAGCTTCGGCTCGCAGAACATCTCCTTCTTCCAGAACGCGCGCGCCGACGAGCTGTACGAGCTGGCCAAGGGCACCGTCGACGAGTCCGTGCTGATCGACGCCGCCCGCGAGGTGCAAGAGATCGCGGCCGCCGAGAT encodes:
- a CDS encoding aldo/keto reductase — encoded protein: MNEVNASKAGRFMLGGEVGVNRLGFGAMRVTGPGVWGPPEDPEECLATLRDVPELGIDLIDTADSYGPLVSEPMIAEALYPYPDGLVIATKGGQARPGPNRWVPLGRPEYLIQQVQMSLRLLRVEQIALWQLHRIDPKVPRDEQFGAIRQMLDEGLIRLAGLSEVGIEEIEAARKVFPVASVQNRYSFTYRQHEAVLDHCEAHGIAFIPWRPIEGGGPTNDDSPLAAAARRHHATPAQVAIAWLLKRSPVVLPIPGTSKRAHLVENVAAAGIELSQEEFEAIGRAGGRG
- a CDS encoding inositol monophosphatase, encoding MNEFLDVAIAAAQAAGRIHRFYAADADKQVDTKANFADIVTKVDKLSEARIREVLSGAFPDHAILGEEGGEKGAAGATHRWIVDPLDGTTNYAARFPFYCVSVALEIEGTVEVGVVLDSVRDRLYTAVRGQGARVDGGPIAVTGTTELRQAVVSTGFNAVEDDIRENLGAFALGLREARAVRRAGAGALDLCLVACGSADAFWELTLNPWDVAAGTLIVREAGGKVTDENGAEYDIRHPALVASNGHLHGQLLDLLKRGGVRER
- a CDS encoding YihY/virulence factor BrkB family protein — protein: MRVLHNYSLNRGPLLAAGLSFHSIFAAFAALWLGFSIGGLVLQAQPRLSNAVFEFINSAVPGLIDIGDGDGLVKASALLAAPVLSWTGAVASVGLLLTALGWLAATRAAIRTIFGLPGPRTNPLILRLQDVGHAFAFGLAVLVSAGLTLVGTRALGTFGAYFHWSATDLAARGLGLVVMFLFDTVALASLFRVLAGIPIPARRLLGGVLMGATGLGVLKVLGSRLLVASGSNPLLASFAAIIGLMIWFNLISQVILMSASWIAVGASDEGSSVGGRTGVDDRDTGPR
- a CDS encoding MmcQ/YjbR family DNA-binding protein, whose amino-acid sequence is MTTKAQLRKTALSLPEVEEGTHFGALAFKVRGKGFVSLTNDGFVQLALTDELTEQALTRFPSAERITRSGKAIGVRVPLAAVNGMELNSLVEKSWLSKAPAALVKARLAAHGGAAGTGARALPKSIGRPATRALLAAGIGSLNDVARRSESELLGLHGVGPKAVRLLRESLAEHGLAFKSF
- a CDS encoding ornithine cyclodeaminase family protein — encoded protein: MPEELLTALTTHSPSVGRNGSSAESVATPQFVTGEQVAALLDMGTCIGLMRTALIALGTGQARQMVRPVLRLDERNVLGMMPAYDPEAGVAGVKVLSVFPENYQRGRPSHQGLILLFDARTGAVKAIVDAEEVTAVRTAAASAAATDALARTDATRLAILGTGVQARQHLKAMARVRELSALTVWDRRSERVEAFAQYAREQTGLPVTACARVADATAAADIICTVTAATEPILFASDVKPGAHVNAVGSCTPKARELASDLVAAGRVFVDWLPAALEEAGDLLLAIADGAVTERHVLGEVGSVLAGDLPGRTGPTEITVFESLGQAVQDLLAADHVFAALQSGSGREPSA
- a CDS encoding dipeptidase codes for the protein MKHPALTDAQLDHARALHENSIVIDMLFQGPIGTYSLPEELEGELLALAQGARPGDEAEQVRYAGELVRRWYTNGKLADLYEECWTKSGITAACRQLSIRTQDSLMLSIVSVQEEFDHKPWLVKARTAAEIERAHANGQRAGIVTSQEAEGYGKDLGLLELAYDFGLRVQQLTYNNHNLIGAGCMEPNDAGLSRFGMKFVAKCDELGVVVDTSHCGRQTTLDACARSERPVVATHTGASAVYAHDRCKSDAEIRAIAETGGVIGVFAMPWFVAPDPHNSTLDHVLDHVDHIVDLVGIDSVGIGTDWPMPQTKWMALEFKRLIAPTIGFAPGDGPSTEWIHGLKDYREFPNVTAGLLARGYGDEDAAKVLGGNWLRVLREVCG
- a CDS encoding ABC transporter substrate-binding protein; protein product: MKRSNENMTTAPTPHHAPRRRPTFALPALFAVLLAFTSATAQNATPTELVVAVTAIGNTLDPAVANFANTTTAMGHVYDRIIGIDANFEFAPAVATSWEFVDATTFKLTVGDGFVFHNGVPLTVQDVVFSIERLRDVPRLASVMNNIASTEVTGESEVTIKLVAPNSSTIRALMAAAHVLNEAYSKTPGVDFANKPIGTGPYVVSNFVPGDRLELTAWADYPFAAPAIPRIVFRTIPEDANRYIAAETGEAQFAAITYHDLARAESNPRLNVIQQKTTNTAFISMNTQKAPFDNTNVRLAMAYATDKEGLAVVQGGSTVIYSMTPPMFSTYYASPNLPTFDLEKARQLLEAEGYGPSNPLRFDMWTYGGNTSVAETYQALLSAIGVEMSIKNFEFGVFLEGMARGEYQMLSGSWNNITGDPMSALENYWSGSFGSQNISFFQNARADELYELAKGTVDESVLIDAAREVQEIAAAEMPIIPTFSTLAMFAFDARLVGVETYPSSLYSFRNARFE